A region from the Anaerobacillus sp. CMMVII genome encodes:
- a CDS encoding Ger(x)C family spore germination protein — MEKINLVRVLMLLLLLSGCLGKEEINDLALVMAVGIDKGENGDIWITTQVARPADVRGTTGSAGGEPIWTATGEGKTIFEAIRNLAKFSSRRIYWGHNMIIVVSEEVAREGIVDIIDFFTRNNELRMRTWIVVTEKKANEIVAAKTGIEVVPGNAIDRLFRFSPIVAEAPRSNVMALSAGYVGEHVHPYLALVHLISRGVDEANPQEFGSIPQVELSGTAIFRKDKMVGKLNSRESRGFLWFTETVDDAIIPLTCPDEEGWVSVELRDNSFKLTPIYKEGKVSFEATIKSVAHLVELGCPTPLEHSEVTEKLAVQAEKYLKEDIEMMLDKVQKEYKVDALRLGRMFQAKYPQHWDKIKEDWEVMFPDVVVSVSVSVDINNPQLLENPTRPSKD, encoded by the coding sequence ATGGAGAAAATTAACTTAGTGAGAGTCCTTATGTTATTGCTATTGCTATCAGGCTGCTTAGGGAAAGAAGAAATAAACGATCTTGCCCTTGTGATGGCGGTAGGGATAGATAAAGGGGAAAATGGTGATATTTGGATTACCACTCAGGTGGCTAGACCTGCTGATGTAAGAGGAACTACTGGATCTGCAGGTGGGGAACCGATCTGGACAGCTACTGGAGAAGGGAAAACGATTTTTGAAGCAATTCGAAATTTGGCTAAGTTCTCCTCGAGAAGGATTTATTGGGGGCATAATATGATCATTGTTGTGAGTGAAGAAGTTGCAAGGGAAGGTATTGTGGATATTATTGACTTTTTTACAAGAAACAATGAGTTACGGATGAGAACGTGGATTGTAGTTACAGAAAAAAAGGCCAATGAAATCGTGGCAGCAAAAACTGGAATTGAAGTGGTTCCCGGAAATGCCATTGATCGCCTTTTTCGTTTTAGCCCAATAGTTGCGGAAGCACCAAGAAGCAATGTCATGGCGTTATCGGCTGGTTATGTTGGTGAACATGTTCATCCTTATTTGGCACTAGTACATCTAATCTCAAGGGGAGTGGATGAAGCAAACCCTCAGGAGTTTGGGAGTATTCCACAAGTAGAGTTGTCGGGAACAGCTATTTTTCGAAAAGATAAGATGGTAGGTAAGTTAAATTCGCGGGAAAGTCGTGGATTTTTGTGGTTTACTGAAACCGTTGACGATGCAATTATTCCTCTCACCTGTCCAGATGAGGAAGGTTGGGTAAGTGTTGAATTACGCGATAATTCATTTAAGCTGACTCCCATTTATAAGGAGGGGAAAGTAAGCTTTGAAGCAACGATAAAGTCGGTGGCACATTTAGTAGAACTAGGTTGTCCGACACCGCTAGAGCATAGTGAAGTTACGGAGAAGCTGGCGGTTCAAGCAGAAAAATATCTTAAGGAAGACATCGAGATGATGCTAGATAAAGTTCAAAAAGAATATAAGGTAGATGCGCTTAGACTCGGAAGAATGTTTCAAGCGAAATACCCTCAGCATTGGGATAAGATAAAAGAGGACTGGGAGGTAATGTTTCCAGATGTCGTAGTGAGCGTTTCTGTAAGCGTAGACATTAACAACCCACAGCTTTTAGAAAATCCAACAAGGCCTAGTAAGGATTGA
- a CDS encoding spore germination protein produces the protein MFENEKISTLQFFILVFFFTIGNTVINAPSLIVSQAKQDAWISSTISLGFGLCLVLFYCYLASKFPNKTIVQFSEIILGKIVGKIFSLFLIFFFLIIASLMIRQFGDFMTTIIMPETPSLAIHLLFLTIIVTGAYLGIETLGRSGEVILPTLLVLLALQFLFLFPELDIDNIKPIYENGFNPIMRGTISNIGIPYLQLIVILMIFPFVEDNKKAKNIFILGVFLGGVILIVIILYSILTLGVILSEIKYYPPYFMAQKISIGDIVERLEVLISGTWFITIFFKTTILLYAVNLGLSQVFNYKNSRPMIFGLSYLLLILTQFITPNVVYFNDFFKKIFPPYTLTFGFLFPLLLLSIYLIRRKNLFTYHSK, from the coding sequence ATGTTCGAAAACGAAAAAATTAGTACTCTACAATTTTTTATCCTTGTTTTCTTTTTCACAATTGGAAATACCGTTATTAACGCCCCTTCCTTAATTGTATCTCAAGCAAAACAAGATGCCTGGATTTCAAGTACAATTTCATTAGGATTCGGTCTTTGCTTAGTCCTATTTTATTGTTACTTGGCTAGTAAGTTCCCTAATAAAACGATTGTCCAATTTAGTGAAATTATTCTCGGGAAGATTGTCGGAAAGATTTTTTCACTTTTTCTAATCTTTTTTTTCCTCATAATCGCTTCGCTAATGATTAGGCAATTTGGCGATTTCATGACGACGATTATCATGCCTGAAACACCAAGCCTTGCGATCCACCTTCTCTTTTTAACCATAATTGTAACAGGTGCTTACTTAGGAATTGAAACGTTAGGAAGATCAGGAGAAGTTATTTTACCAACTTTATTAGTATTATTAGCATTACAATTTCTTTTTCTATTCCCTGAGTTGGACATTGATAATATTAAACCAATTTATGAAAACGGATTTAATCCAATTATGAGAGGGACAATTTCTAATATAGGGATCCCGTACCTCCAATTAATTGTTATCTTAATGATTTTCCCATTTGTAGAAGACAATAAAAAGGCGAAAAACATCTTTATTCTAGGAGTATTTTTAGGAGGAGTTATTCTAATAGTAATTATTCTTTACTCAATTCTTACACTTGGCGTTATATTGTCAGAAATAAAATATTATCCACCATACTTTATGGCGCAAAAAATTAGTATCGGTGATATTGTTGAACGGCTTGAAGTTCTAATTTCAGGAACTTGGTTTATAACTATATTCTTTAAAACAACAATCTTGTTATATGCAGTAAATTTGGGGTTATCTCAAGTATTTAATTATAAGAATAGTCGTCCGATGATTTTCGGTTTAAGCTACTTACTGTTAATACTAACTCAGTTTATTACTCCGAACGTTGTTTATTTTAATGATTTTTTTAAAAAAATTTTTCCTCCATACACTTTAACTTTTGGGTTTTTATTTCCGCTTTTATTATTAAGTATCTATTTAATTAGGAGAAAGAATTTATTTACCTACCATAGCAAGTGA
- a CDS encoding Ger(x)C family spore germination protein codes for MSVVLLILSILSSGCWNQRELNDLGIAMALGLDKVDDKNIRLTVQIVLPQEVKEPSYFTPVTVYSEEAETVFEAFRKITTISPRKVYLPHFRIAVIGETLARDGILDLLEMLFRDHEFRSDFYIVVARDGASAEDVLQTMTPFERIPANEKFSALKLSQSAWAPTVAVNLDDLLRNFATEGMESVLTGITFRGNKNEGKTKKNVETLDPNSLLQYEGIGVFKEDKLVGWLNEDESKGYNYIMNNVQSTVGRIKCPTAGELVVEIMGTETEIIPSYKDGKPEFELKITSNVNVAEVLCNIDLQDPKTIEQLEKSLEDRQKEILNSAVVAAQEKYKSDILGFGNTFRKSYPKQWKKLKDQWEELFPTVKVSYSAEGTIDLTGTMNQSIIEN; via the coding sequence TTGAGTGTAGTTTTACTTATTTTATCTATTTTGTCTTCTGGATGTTGGAATCAACGAGAATTAAATGATTTAGGAATCGCCATGGCACTAGGACTAGATAAGGTCGATGATAAAAATATTCGCCTAACAGTACAAATTGTTTTGCCACAAGAAGTAAAAGAACCAAGTTATTTTACACCTGTGACTGTTTATTCAGAAGAAGCAGAAACAGTTTTTGAAGCGTTTCGAAAAATTACAACGATATCTCCTAGAAAAGTGTATTTACCGCATTTTCGGATTGCAGTCATTGGTGAGACATTAGCTCGGGATGGAATTCTTGACCTTCTTGAGATGCTCTTTAGAGATCATGAATTTAGATCTGATTTCTATATCGTCGTCGCAAGAGACGGTGCTAGTGCTGAAGATGTTCTGCAAACAATGACACCGTTTGAACGTATTCCTGCAAATGAAAAATTTTCTGCTTTAAAATTATCCCAATCTGCTTGGGCTCCTACAGTTGCTGTTAACTTAGATGATTTACTTAGAAATTTTGCAACTGAAGGTATGGAAAGCGTGTTAACCGGAATTACTTTCAGAGGCAACAAGAATGAAGGAAAAACAAAAAAAAATGTCGAAACACTAGACCCAAATAGTTTACTACAGTATGAAGGAATTGGCGTTTTTAAAGAAGATAAGCTAGTCGGTTGGTTAAACGAAGATGAAAGTAAAGGGTATAATTACATTATGAATAACGTCCAAAGTACTGTTGGTAGAATTAAATGCCCAACGGCTGGTGAGCTAGTTGTTGAAATTATGGGGACAGAAACAGAGATTATTCCTAGCTACAAAGATGGTAAACCTGAATTTGAACTTAAGATCACTAGTAATGTAAATGTCGCTGAAGTCTTGTGCAACATTGACCTTCAAGATCCTAAAACGATTGAACAATTGGAGAAGAGTTTAGAAGATCGCCAGAAAGAAATATTAAATAGCGCTGTCGTTGCAGCTCAAGAAAAATATAAAAGTGACATTTTGGGATTTGGTAATACATTTCGAAAATCATATCCTAAACAGTGGAAAAAGCTAAAAGATCAATGGGAAGAGTTATTCCCAACGGTAAAAGTATCCTATTCAGCAGAAGGAACTATTGATTTAACTGGAACAATGAATCAAAGTATTATTGAAAATTAA